From the Synechococcus sp. Nb3U1 genome, the window GAGGTGCAGATGGGAGAATTGGCCCGTCGGTTACCCCAACTACCCTGTGTGAGCCATTTTGCGCTGTCTTGGATCGAACCGGAGCTGGAGCGGAGTCGCCAAGCCTGTCAACTGTAAGTTGTTATTCAACCTAGAAATCTTTTTAGCTCTTCGGTCAAAAAGGGAGAACACCTTAAACCTTTGTTGCATAGTGATCCCTGCTACCGGAAGGAATCCATCCCATCCGAGAAGATAATCCCTGGGATCTGTCTAGATGACATTGGCTGGACGAGAGAACAGATGGCATGGCAGAAGCAGACTGGGCTACGGGTGGTTTCGCAGCGTATCGACTTATGAATTCCTTGATCATTGTGTGTGGATTGGGCCGCACCGGTTTGAACATTTTTCGGCTTTTGCAACAGCAGGGGGCACAGGGAGCCCGGGTGCGGGGCATTAGCGATATGCCCATAGAAGGCGAGAACATTGTGATCGGGGATCCGCGCCGGGCAGAAACCTTGATTGCCGCCGGTATTCAGCGGGCCCATACGCTGGTGCTAGCGGGGGCAGATCACACTCTAAACTTGGCCATTCTCACCCAGGCACGGGTGTTGAACCCCCGCATCCGCATTATCGACCGCATTTTGGATACCCACTTGGGGGAGCACCTGGATCGGATTTTGCCGGATCACTTCACCCTCAGCGTCGCCGCGTTGGCCGCCCCTATCTTCACCTTTGCCGCCTTGGGCAGCCGAGCGATCGGGCAATTGCAACTGTTTGACCAAACCTGGCCGATCCACGAAGAGGTGATCACCCCAGACCATCCCTGGTGTGGACGGCGCATGAACGAGTTTTGGGATGACAAAAATCGCATGCTGATCTACTACCTTTCGGCACGGGATCCGATCGATCTGGTGTCGGCAGTGATCCAGGAGCGAGTGCTGCAACCAGGGGATCGCCTGTTGATCGGCAACAAGCCAGCCCAAGTGTATCGTCGTCGGCCCTGGCAAGAGCGCCTGCGCAAACTCTGGAAAGGGATCCAACGGCTGAAACACCACGACCAACCCATTCTGGCGGTAACCCTGACCCTGTTGCTAACCATTTTTCTGGCCACCGGCACTTACTTGGCAGTGAACCTGGAGACCCCGTTTGTGGATGCCCTGTATTTCTCGGTGGGCATGATCACCGGGGCCGGGGGGAAAGAAGAAGTGGCAGAAGCTGCTCCAGCCGGGATTAAACTCTTCACCGCTGTGATGATGTTGGTGGGGGCAGGTATCATCGGCATCTGCTACGCCCTGCTCAACGATTTCATTTTGGGATCCCGCTTGCGACAGGTGTGGGATGTGGCGCGGGCGCCTCAGAAAGGCCACTACATCATCTGTGGGTTGGGGGGGATCGGCATTAACATTGCTAGCCAATTGCAGGCCAGCGGCTATGAGGCGGTGGTGATCGAGCGGGATAGTGAGTGCCGCTTCTTGAGCAGTGCGCGGGAGCAGCGGATCCCGGTATTGATCGCCGATGCCAGCCTCTCCGATACCCTAACGGCTGCCCACATTCAACAGGCAGAAGCCCTGATCGCCGTCACCAGTAACGACACCGTGAACTTGCAAGTGGCTTTAGCAGCCAAGGGGTTGGCACCTCGTATCCCCGTGGTGGTACGCACTCACGATCCGGACTTTGCTCGGCAGGTGCAGCAGGTATTTGAGTTCGAGGCGGTCCTTAGCCCGGCGGAGTTGGTGGCTCCCACCTTTGCGGCGGCGGCTTTGGGGGGCAAAATTTTGGGCAATGGCTTGGTGGGCAACCAGCTTTGGGTGGCTTTGGGCACACTGATCACCCGGAACCACAGCTTTTTTGGCCGACAAATTAAAGAACTTGCCGCAGCGGTGGATCTGGTGCCCCTTTACATCGAACGAGCCACAGGCCGCGTTCATGGCTGGGAATTGCTCATCACAGCTTTGCAAGAAGAGGATGTGCTCTACCTCACGATCCCGGCAGCCCAGTTGGATCATCTGTGGCGCTCAGCTTCCAGCTCAGCCCATCCTCAGTATCGAGAACAGGACCCCCAATGGGTCAGTCCCATGGAGGGTTTGGCCGAAGCTTGATCGTCCTGAAATCCGCGATGCTTACATCGACTCGGGGGCGCTCAACCCGAGAATGCCCGTGAGCAAGTTAAACAATACCTGTCGCGTGGCCTGTACCAACTGAATGCGGGCCTGCGCCAAAACGGGATCCTCCTGCAAGAGCGGCAAAATGCGGCAGTTGTCGTAGAACTTGTTGAAATCAGCAGCAATTGCTTCCGTGTAGCGAATGATTTTGTGGGGGGCGCGTTCTTCGGCGGCGACAATCAACTCATCCGGCAAGGCCAAAAGGTGCAGCAATAGGGCCCGTTCTTCCGGCTCTTTGTAGGGGAGCTCTCCCTTGTCTGATATGGATACATTCGGGATCAATTCTACTTTTTCTTCTTCCTGTAGTCGCCGCAGTAGGGTACAGCAGCGGGCATGGCTGTAGTGAACATACACCACCGGGTTATCGAAGGTTTGTTTGACGGCCAAATCCAAGTCGAAATTGATCGGGCTATCCATGCTGTTGCTGAGCAAAAACCAGCGGGCGGCATCGGCTCCTACCCCAATGTCGGGATCCTCGATCAGATCATTTAAAGAGACAAAATTGCCGGTACGTTTGGACATACGCACTTCGGTTTTTTCGCCCGTTTCTGGATCTGTCTTAAATAATTTGACAAATTGACCGATTAAAATCTCTAACTTGACATCCAAACTAAAAGCTCCCACCGCTGCATTCAGCCGACCGATATAGCCGTGGTGATCCGAGCCGAGAATGTTGATCAGCCGCTGATAGCCACGCCGCACTTTATCTCGATGGTAGGCAATATCGGCAGCCAAATAGGTCACTGAGCCATCGGCTTTTTGTACCACCCGATCTTTGTCGTCACCAAATTCTTGGGTCTTGAAATAGATGGCTTCTTCAGCGTTGGGTTTGGGATCCTCACCGCGCGGGGCTTTGGCTCTATAGAGGAAGCCGCGCTTCTGTAATTCCTGCAAAGATTGCTGGATGGCACTCAGGCCTGTCTCGGGATCAGGGGTGTGTAAGCGGCGCTCGCTAAACCATTGTTCAAACTCCGTTTGCAGTTGCTGGAGGGTGTTTTTTTGCCAAGCGAGCATTTCCCTATAGGCAAAATTGGTGTACTCCTCCAGGGTGGTGGGCAGGGGGCAGATCCCGGCTTGCACTTGTTCCAGGAGCCGTTTGGCCAAATCCACCAAATAGGATCCCCGATAGGCATCGTCTGGTAGGGGAATTTCTTCTCCCTGTAGCTGCTTCACTCGTACAGCCAAAGACTTGCCCAAAATCTGCATTTGGTTGCCGGCATCGTTGATGTAAAACTCCCGATCCACTTGATGCCCTGTCCAGCGCAGCAGATTGGCCACGGTAGAACCCACAGCCGCCCAACGCCCGTGCCCCACATGCAAAGGCCCTGTCGGATTGGCGGAGACAAACTCTAGCAAAATACGCTCTGGCTGAGGTGCGGTGGTTTTGCCAAAATCACCCCCCAAGCTCAGCAACTCCTGTAGGCGTTCGGCCAAAAAGGGATCCCCGAGCCGAAAATTGATAAACCCAGCCCCCGCCACACTGGTTTCCACATTGGGTAAGTCTAGGTGTGCGACGATTGTCCGGGCAATTTGGGCTGGGGCCATGCGGCAGAGCTTCGCCATCCCTAGGGCCGTCGGGCAGGCATAGTCGCCGTAGCGGGTATCGTTGGGGATTTGAATGACAGGAACCACTGGGGAAGTCTGGTTCGGAGCCAAGGGCTGCAAGGCCCCAGCAGCCAGGGATCCCAGTTGGCCTGCTTCTGCCGCCCGTTGAATGGCCTCAGATACCGCGGCGCTGAGAAACCGAATCAGAGAAGTGGACTGGGGTTGGGGTGCCATTTGAAATAACAGAGGGAAAATTGAAAGTTCAGGGTCAAGCTTGAGCGGGAAGACTTATCGGGATCCCTCTCGCAGCAGAAAAAAATATCATACCGGCGATGACGCTAATGGTTGCACCGGCAATCAATGTGGCCATTCTCACCATGCCATCTGTCGCCATGGCCATTTCCAGCCGTTCGAGCCGTTTTTCGCTCATCCCTAAACCCAGTTGCCTTGAACTTAAGTATGACAAAAGACACCCGACAACAGGGGATCCAAGGCGGAACAGGTAGCGGATAGTAGGGAATGGCTATGTATTCAGGGATCCCTTGCCATGCGCGAACATGCCCCCATTGTCCCCGTCCTGTCTGCTCCTGAGGAAGAGGAAGAATCTTACCTGGATTACTACTATGACGATCCGGGAGAGGCCCCCGGCACCCTCAATATCGATCCAGATGCGCCTCTGCCAGAGATCCTGCTCATCGACTACACTCCAGAACGGTCGACATGTCGCCCTCTCACCCATTTAGAAGAATGCCGCCCCTATCTACTGTCTCCTTCGGTTGCTTGGATCGACATTCGCGGCCTGGGCAGCCAAACGGTGATGGAACAGGTCGGCCATGTCTTTGGTTTACACCCGCTGGCTCTTGAGGATGTTGTGAATGTACCGCAGCGACCCAAAGTAGAAGAGTACGAAGAGCACTTGATTTTGATCTGTCGGCTTGTGCAGTTGAACAAGGATCCAGAAGCAGACGAAAGCCTTACTCACAGTCAGGTCAGCTTTGTATTGGGGGAACAGTACCTGCTTAGCTTGCAAGAAACCCCCGACTTCGATGTGTTCGAGCCCATTCGAGAGCGCATCCGTACCCAAAAAGGCACCATTCGCCGCCAGGGAGCTGATTATTTGGTCTATGCCCTGCTGGACATGATCATCGACGGCTATTTCCCGATTTTAGAGGAATTTGGGGAACGGATTGAGACCTTAGAAGAGGAAGTCATGACATCTCCCACCCGCCGCACCCTGGAAAAAATCCAAACCCTGAAGCGGGATCTGCTCAGTTTGCGCCGCGCCATCTGGCCCCACCGGGATGCCATCAATATCCTGATTCGAGATGGTAATCCCTTAATTCGCCGCGAGGTACGTACCTATTTGCGAGATTGTTATGACCACTGTATCCAGGTGCTCGACATCGTAGAAACCTACCGAGAACTGACATCTAGCTTGATGGATGTCTATCTCTCGGCAATCAGCAATCGCATGAATGAGGTGATGAAGTTCTTAACGGTGGTCTCCTCGATCTTTATTCCGTTAACCTTTGTGGCTGGGGTGTATGGCATGAACTTCAACCCCGATCGCTCCCCACTCAATATGCCGGAACTCAATGCCTACTGGGGTTACCCCCTCTGCCTGGCCATTATGGTCTGCGTCGGTGGACTGCAAATCTTTTGGTTTTGGCGTAAGGGCTGGTTCGAGAATTTCTCCGCTCCCAAACGGGATCCCTCCATTTAGCTGGCCTACATTCTGAATCTTTCCCTCTGCCCCAGGATCGTTTCTTCACCCAGCAAAGGTATCCTCAAATACAAAAGTCTGGCCCCACCCTGCTAAGTTTACTGTTTGTAATTGTTGCCTCAGTTTTTGCCGCATTCTCGCTGCGGATTCCTCCTGAGTTAGGTACTGTGGAGCTTACCGATATGTCAATCACAAAATCGTCGCGTCGCCAATTCATTCAATCTGCTGCTGCTGCTGCCTCCCTTGTTGCTGCTGGAGGGTACGGCTTACAAGCCAAAGCCCAGAGCCGAGGCCCTCTTCTCGTTTCCCAGGGACTAGCTCCACTCAAGTACACTCTCTCGTGGCTGCCCTCCTCCATGGATACTCCTCTCGTCACCGCCATCCTGAAGGGCTACTTTGCCGATAACGGTGTCGAGGTGACCTATGAGCGGGGTTTTGGCTCCGCCGATTCCATCACCAAGATCGCGGCGGGCCAATACGATTTGGGAGAAGGGGATCCCTACTCCATGATCGAGTTCAACGCCAAGAACCCGGATGTGCCTTTGGTGGCCATTTACGTCCATTTCAACCGCTCGCCCTTCGGCATCTACACGCTAGAAGGCAGAGGTATTACAGAACCCAGCCAACTCGTTGGCAAGAAGCTAGGAGCACCGGCAGGGGATGCCCCTCGTCGTCTCTGGCCGGTGTTTGCCAAACAAGTTGGCATTGATCCGGGCTCGGTGGATTGGCTGACCATGGAGCCGCAACTGCGGGAACCCTTCCTGATTCAAGGTCGGGTGGATGCCATCAGCGGCTTCATGACCTCAGCCATGCCCAATATTGTGCGGGGTGGTGTCAACTTAAATGATATTACTCCCTTCTTCTACAACGACTATGGCCTTGAAATGTATGGAAATGCTGTCATCACTCGTGCTGAATTATTGCAGGAGAAACCCGAAGAACTTAAAGGCTTCTTGAATGGGTATGTCAAGGGTTGGCAAGATACCATCCGCGACACCGACGGCAATATGTTTGCCCTAATCGACAAGCTCAAGGAGCAAGGTCAAGTGTTGGATACCACTATTGAGAAATTGCGCCTCACCCTGGCGATGCCTCGCCTGTTTGTCACTGATGAAGTGCGGGAAATTGGTTTGGGAGATGTTGTGCCTTCCCGTATGGAAACCTCTATCGCCCAAGTCGTGGATGGGTTCGGTTTACCCACTAAGCCCGCTCTGGAGCAGGTGTTTGATGGCAGCTTGTTGCCGCCGAAATCTGAGCGGATGATCGGTTGATTTTACAGCCTTTTCCAGCGTTATCTGATACAGCAGATTCAGGTCAATCCCTTGCCCGATAGGTTTTTTGTCTAGCTCAAGGGCCTGTGTGAAGTCGGCATCTGCCTTAATCAGTAGTAGGTTGAGGCGGGTGCTCTCTTGCTGAGTTGCTAAACCACAAAGTTGACCAATTTCTTGGGCACCACAATCACTTTTTTGGGCAGGGATCCCTCTAGATATTTCTGGGCGGCTGCTGATGTCAGAGCCAACTGTTCTTGTTCCTCTTGGGTCACCTCTGATGGCGCCTCAAAGGAGCCACGCAACTTGCCATTCACCTGGATCACAATCGTGACAGTATCGGCAATCAAAGCTGCCGGGTCATAGCTAGGCCAGGTTTGTTTATGTACAGAGTTAGTCCCCCCTAACTCATGCCACAATTCCTCAGCAATATGGGGGGCAAACGGCGCCATGAGCAAGATTAAAGTGCGGATCCCGTCGGCATAGACTGGCGAGTCCACAAGTGCTGCATCATTGAGGGCATTGCTCAGCTTCATCAGCTCAGAAATGGCGGTGTTGAACTGGTAGCCTTCTTCAATATCCTCGCTGATCTCTTTGATGGCAGTATGGACAGCCCGACGCAGATCTTTTTCCGGTTTGCTCAGGGCTGTGGGGATAATCTCAGCTGTGAGTAGATCTCGAAAGTTGGGCTGCTCCACAAACTCGTGTACCTGCCGCCAGACCCGATTGAGAAAGCGAAATTGCCCTTCTACATCGGCATCATCCCACTCCAGATCTTTCTCGGGAGGGGCTTTGAAGAGGATAAACATCCGCGCCGTATCGGCACCGTAGTTGGCCAACACATCCTCGGGATCCACCCCATTGCCCTTCGATTTGGACATGGTGGCGTAGATGACCTCTAGCTTCTCGCCAGTTTCGGGATCCACAGGATTGTCGGGATCCTTCACCAGAGCCGCCGGGATCCATCTGTCTTTGCCAGATTTGTTGGGATTGAAGTAGGTCAACCCTTGCACCATACCCTGGGTGAGCAAGCGCAAAAAGGGCTCGTCAAAATCTAACAAGCCCCGATCCCGTAGAACTTTGGTGAAAAAGCGCGAGTAAAGCAAATGTAAAATGGCATGCTCAATGCCACCCACATATTGATCCACCGGCAGCCAACCATTGACTTGATCTTTGCGGAAGATGGCTTGGTCATTGCGAGCATCACTAAACCGGAGGAAATACCAGGACGAACAAATAAACGTATCCATCGTGTCGGTCTCGCGGCGGGCCTCCACGCCACAGATTGGGCAGCTCACCTTAACCCAATCCTCCATCTGAGCCAATGGGGATCCCCCACGGCCCCTCAGCTCCACCTCTTCCGGCAAGATCACCGGCAGATCTGCTTCTGGTACCGGCACAATGCCACACTCCGGACAATGGATCACGGGAATCGGGCATCCCCAGTAGCGTTGCCGTGAGATCAACCAATCCCGCAGACGGTAGTTAATCTGCTTCTCCCCCAACCCCTGGCTTTCTAACCAAGCAATTGCTTTTTCTACGCTTTGACCGGGGCCTTTGCCGGCAGGGATCCCGTCTAGAGGGCCGGAATGGATCATCACCCCTTCCCCCGGCCAAGCTGCTGTCAGATCCTCGGCGGATGTGAGGGATCCATCGAGGGGCTGCACCACGAGTTTGATCGGGATGCCAAATTTGCGGGCAAACTCAAAATCCCGCTGGTCGTGGGCGGGCACCGCCATAATTGCCCCGGTGCCGTAGCCCATCAGCACATAGTCGGCAATCCAGATGGGGATTTTGTCGCCATTCACCGGATTGATGGCGTAGGATCCTGTCCAGACCCCCGTTTTTTCTCGATCCTCAGCAGTGCGGTCGATCTCGCTTTGGGCCGCCGCTTGAACTTGATAGGCTTTGACAGCCTCCGCTTGCTCAGGGGTGGTGAGGCTCTCCACCAAGGGATGCTCCGGCGACAACACCATGAAGGTGGCCCCCCAGAGGGTATCGGGTCGGGTGGTAAAAACGGGCAGCTCATCCCCCGATTCCGTTCTGAAGATCACCTTGGCCCCGGTGGACTGGCCGATCCAGTTCTCCTGCATGGTGCGCACCCGCTCCGGCCAGCCGGGGAGCTTCTCCAGATCCGCCAAAAGCTGATCGGCGTAGTCGGTGATTTTGAGGAACCACTGCTTCAACATCCGCTTTTCCACCAGGGCACCGGAGCGCCAGGAGCGGCCATCGGCATCCACCTGCTCGTTGGCCAGCACAGTTTGATCGACGGGATCCCAGTTCACCGCCGCCTCTTTTTGGTAGGCCAACCCCGCCGCCAAAAACTGCAAGAAGATCCACTGCGTCCACTTGTAGTAGTCCGGCGAACAACTGGCCACCTCCCGCTCCCAGTCGTAGGAGAGTCCCAAGCGCTGCAACTGATCCCGCATCTGGGCGATATTTTCATAGGTCCACTTGGCGGGCGGGATCCCGCGGTCA encodes:
- the argS gene encoding arginine--tRNA ligase translates to MAPQPQSTSLIRFLSAAVSEAIQRAAEAGQLGSLAAGALQPLAPNQTSPVVPVIQIPNDTRYGDYACPTALGMAKLCRMAPAQIARTIVAHLDLPNVETSVAGAGFINFRLGDPFLAERLQELLSLGGDFGKTTAPQPERILLEFVSANPTGPLHVGHGRWAAVGSTVANLLRWTGHQVDREFYINDAGNQMQILGKSLAVRVKQLQGEEIPLPDDAYRGSYLVDLAKRLLEQVQAGICPLPTTLEEYTNFAYREMLAWQKNTLQQLQTEFEQWFSERRLHTPDPETGLSAIQQSLQELQKRGFLYRAKAPRGEDPKPNAEEAIYFKTQEFGDDKDRVVQKADGSVTYLAADIAYHRDKVRRGYQRLINILGSDHHGYIGRLNAAVGAFSLDVKLEILIGQFVKLFKTDPETGEKTEVRMSKRTGNFVSLNDLIEDPDIGVGADAARWFLLSNSMDSPINFDLDLAVKQTFDNPVVYVHYSHARCCTLLRRLQEEEKVELIPNVSISDKGELPYKEPEERALLLHLLALPDELIVAAEERAPHKIIRYTEAIAADFNKFYDNCRILPLLQEDPVLAQARIQLVQATRQVLFNLLTGILGLSAPESM
- the corA gene encoding magnesium/cobalt transporter CorA; this translates as MREHAPIVPVLSAPEEEEESYLDYYYDDPGEAPGTLNIDPDAPLPEILLIDYTPERSTCRPLTHLEECRPYLLSPSVAWIDIRGLGSQTVMEQVGHVFGLHPLALEDVVNVPQRPKVEEYEEHLILICRLVQLNKDPEADESLTHSQVSFVLGEQYLLSLQETPDFDVFEPIRERIRTQKGTIRRQGADYLVYALLDMIIDGYFPILEEFGERIETLEEEVMTSPTRRTLEKIQTLKRDLLSLRRAIWPHRDAINILIRDGNPLIRREVRTYLRDCYDHCIQVLDIVETYRELTSSLMDVYLSAISNRMNEVMKFLTVVSSIFIPLTFVAGVYGMNFNPDRSPLNMPELNAYWGYPLCLAIMVCVGGLQIFWFWRKGWFENFSAPKRDPSI
- a CDS encoding ABC transporter substrate-binding protein, yielding MSITKSSRRQFIQSAAAAASLVAAGGYGLQAKAQSRGPLLVSQGLAPLKYTLSWLPSSMDTPLVTAILKGYFADNGVEVTYERGFGSADSITKIAAGQYDLGEGDPYSMIEFNAKNPDVPLVAIYVHFNRSPFGIYTLEGRGITEPSQLVGKKLGAPAGDAPRRLWPVFAKQVGIDPGSVDWLTMEPQLREPFLIQGRVDAISGFMTSAMPNIVRGGVNLNDITPFFYNDYGLEMYGNAVITRAELLQEKPEELKGFLNGYVKGWQDTIRDTDGNMFALIDKLKEQGQVLDTTIEKLRLTLAMPRLFVTDEVREIGLGDVVPSRMETSIAQVVDGFGLPTKPALEQVFDGSLLPPKSERMIG
- the leuS gene encoding leucine--tRNA ligase; the encoded protein is MQCSVESESFSPQEHRTVDARYNPQAIESKWQAHWRETGLDRTPELQEGIRKFYALSMFPYPSGKLHMGHVRNYSITDVIARHKRMQGYAVLHPMGWDAFGLPAENAAIDRGIPPAKWTYENIAQMRDQLQRLGLSYDWEREVASCSPDYYKWTQWIFLQFLAAGLAYQKEAAVNWDPVDQTVLANEQVDADGRSWRSGALVEKRMLKQWFLKITDYADQLLADLEKLPGWPERVRTMQENWIGQSTGAKVIFRTESGDELPVFTTRPDTLWGATFMVLSPEHPLVESLTTPEQAEAVKAYQVQAAAQSEIDRTAEDREKTGVWTGSYAINPVNGDKIPIWIADYVLMGYGTGAIMAVPAHDQRDFEFARKFGIPIKLVVQPLDGSLTSAEDLTAAWPGEGVMIHSGPLDGIPAGKGPGQSVEKAIAWLESQGLGEKQINYRLRDWLISRQRYWGCPIPVIHCPECGIVPVPEADLPVILPEEVELRGRGGSPLAQMEDWVKVSCPICGVEARRETDTMDTFICSSWYFLRFSDARNDQAIFRKDQVNGWLPVDQYVGGIEHAILHLLYSRFFTKVLRDRGLLDFDEPFLRLLTQGMVQGLTYFNPNKSGKDRWIPAALVKDPDNPVDPETGEKLEVIYATMSKSKGNGVDPEDVLANYGADTARMFILFKAPPEKDLEWDDADVEGQFRFLNRVWRQVHEFVEQPNFRDLLTAEIIPTALSKPEKDLRRAVHTAIKEISEDIEEGYQFNTAISELMKLSNALNDAALVDSPVYADGIRTLILLMAPFAPHIAEELWHELGGTNSVHKQTWPSYDPAALIADTVTIVIQVNGKLRGSFEAPSEVTQEEQEQLALTSAAAQKYLEGSLPKKVIVVPKKLVNFVV
- a CDS encoding potassium channel family protein; amino-acid sequence: MNSLIIVCGLGRTGLNIFRLLQQQGAQGARVRGISDMPIEGENIVIGDPRRAETLIAAGIQRAHTLVLAGADHTLNLAILTQARVLNPRIRIIDRILDTHLGEHLDRILPDHFTLSVAALAAPIFTFAALGSRAIGQLQLFDQTWPIHEEVITPDHPWCGRRMNEFWDDKNRMLIYYLSARDPIDLVSAVIQERVLQPGDRLLIGNKPAQVYRRRPWQERLRKLWKGIQRLKHHDQPILAVTLTLLLTIFLATGTYLAVNLETPFVDALYFSVGMITGAGGKEEVAEAAPAGIKLFTAVMMLVGAGIIGICYALLNDFILGSRLRQVWDVARAPQKGHYIICGLGGIGINIASQLQASGYEAVVIERDSECRFLSSAREQRIPVLIADASLSDTLTAAHIQQAEALIAVTSNDTVNLQVALAAKGLAPRIPVVVRTHDPDFARQVQQVFEFEAVLSPAELVAPTFAAAALGGKILGNGLVGNQLWVALGTLITRNHSFFGRQIKELAAAVDLVPLYIERATGRVHGWELLITALQEEDVLYLTIPAAQLDHLWRSASSSAHPQYREQDPQWVSPMEGLAEA